In Nocardia sp. NBC_00403, one DNA window encodes the following:
- a CDS encoding DinB family protein, whose protein sequence is MTWTAPDIDRSKTPLIADERPMLRAWLDFHRRTLLLKCAGLNPEQLKQRCVAPSSLSLLGLVRHMSEVERGWFRAGAGGEALDYLYCSTDNPDGDFDDILEADAAADFAAYRREVELADAAVADLPLDHTFIHPRRPAEYSLRWVYVHMIEEYARHNGHADFLRERIDGVTGD, encoded by the coding sequence GTGACGTGGACCGCTCCTGACATCGATCGAAGCAAGACGCCACTTATCGCCGATGAGCGTCCGATGCTGCGGGCGTGGCTCGATTTCCATCGTCGGACGCTGCTGCTCAAGTGCGCGGGACTCAATCCCGAGCAGCTCAAACAGCGATGTGTCGCACCGTCCTCGCTGTCGTTGCTCGGCCTGGTCCGGCACATGAGCGAGGTGGAACGCGGATGGTTCCGCGCCGGCGCGGGTGGCGAAGCGCTGGACTACCTCTACTGCAGCACGGACAATCCCGACGGCGACTTCGACGACATCCTCGAGGCCGACGCCGCCGCCGATTTCGCGGCTTACCGCCGTGAAGTCGAACTGGCCGATGCCGCCGTCGCCGACCTGCCGCTCGATCACACGTTCATCCATCCCCGGCGCCCGGCCGAGTACAGCCTGCGCTGGGTCTACGTGCACATGATCGAGGAATACGCCCGCCACAACGGCCACGCCGACTTCCTGCGCGAGCGCATCGACGGCGTCACCGGCGACTGA
- a CDS encoding alpha/beta fold hydrolase, producing MLSAEATSRHITVDGLKLRYHEAGSGPPLVLLHGSGPGVSGWANFGGNLPVLAEHFRCLILDQPGFGASERPEVYERNYLRISADAVIGLLDQLELPRVHLLGNSMGGAVATLIALEHPDRVERVVLMAPGGVGVNVLGPEPSEGIRRLLDFTADPTRERVLSWLRTMVFDEAVLTDELVDDRLVAASAPAAIAAIRDAYITFANPAFAEPLPLWARLRNLRHEVLMLWGRDDRVTPVEGALLPSRQLPNADLRLFGRCGHWVQIERKNAFERAVVDFLNAGL from the coding sequence ATGCTCAGCGCCGAGGCGACCAGTCGCCACATCACCGTCGACGGGCTGAAACTCCGCTACCACGAGGCTGGTTCGGGTCCGCCGCTGGTGCTGTTGCACGGCTCTGGACCCGGCGTGTCCGGGTGGGCGAACTTCGGCGGCAACCTGCCCGTCCTCGCCGAGCACTTCCGCTGCCTGATCCTGGATCAGCCCGGCTTCGGCGCCAGCGAGCGACCGGAGGTGTACGAGCGGAACTATCTGCGCATTTCCGCCGATGCGGTGATCGGACTGCTGGATCAGCTGGAGTTGCCTCGGGTGCATCTGCTCGGCAATTCCATGGGCGGTGCGGTAGCCACCCTGATAGCGCTCGAGCATCCCGATCGCGTCGAGCGCGTCGTCCTGATGGCCCCCGGCGGCGTCGGGGTCAATGTGCTCGGCCCCGAGCCGTCCGAGGGGATTCGGCGACTGCTGGACTTCACCGCGGATCCCACCCGCGAGCGGGTGTTGAGCTGGCTACGCACCATGGTGTTCGACGAGGCGGTGCTCACCGACGAACTCGTCGACGACCGGCTCGTCGCGGCCTCGGCTCCCGCCGCGATCGCGGCCATCAGAGACGCCTACATCACCTTCGCGAACCCCGCGTTCGCCGAACCGCTGCCGCTGTGGGCACGGCTGCGGAACTTGCGGCACGAGGTGCTGATGCTGTGGGGCCGCGACGACCGGGTCACCCCGGTCGAGGGTGCGCTGCTGCCGTCCCGGCAGCTGCCCAACGCCGACCTGCGGCTGTTCGGCCGGTGCGGGCACTGGGTCCAGATCGAGCGGAAAAATGCGTTCGAGCGCGCGGTCGTCGACTTCCTGAATGCGGGTCTGTAG